Genomic DNA from Brassica rapa cultivar Chiifu-401-42 chromosome A04, CAAS_Brap_v3.01, whole genome shotgun sequence:
AATTGTGGTGGATccgtctttttttctttttgaaaactgGCCTCATGGATCCGTCTTGACTATCGTAGATGTTTTAAAATTGCAAAAATATCcgatatttataaatttcaaatttattatagATTTTGAAGTATTTCAGGCAagcaaatattaagaaaatacgaAAGACAAAAAGAATTATTAAAAAGAACTTCAAAAAAGAGAGATTATACTTCCACTTATCCTCTTGTAGTTGTTAgtgatataattattttaaaatgttaaaaatttaattatataattaatctaTCTGAGATAGCAAAGGGTAATAATGCTCCTAGATTTGAAGCATGttttagttatataaaaaagaatattGCAAATTTAGGATGGTAAAAAGAAATGATATAAACCATAGAATTCTAAAAATCACGAGTAGTTAAATTTTAGGTGAATTAGGATAAAAGTTTAGTGCATGGGGTGcaattacttttaaattttcatcGAAATTTTAACATAAAATTGCGGCTTCTGAAAGTATATACAAttagtagaaaataaaattttaccaaagatagaaaattaaattttatatattaaaaaagagaAACCAATAAAAGTCTAGAACGACCATCACACCAATCACCATCAACCTTAATTTCTCCTTTCATTATTTAGATCGAAACACAAACTACAAGCTCTCTCTATCCCACTCAGTTCCACACTTCCATCttccaaaaaacaaaacagaacagAACCTCTTTCAGTTCTGAGCTTTAGAGTTTGCACTATTACTTAcctttaaaaaataagaaaataaaataaacaattctTTATTGGTTACTCGGGGGATGGAGAACTCGTACGAGTCAGCAGCCAAGTGGTCTGATTCCAACAGTCCATATAATATGCTCTCATGTTCACTATTACAATCTGATTCTGATCTTAGCCGCTTTAATCTcggcttctcttcttcttcctcctccggcAACTTCCCGTCGGATGAGTTTGTCGGTGGGATAGAGAAAGGTGAGTTACTTTCAAGAAGCCACCGTCTGGCTGAGAAGAGACGCCGTGATCGGATTAATTCTCACCTCTCTGCTCTCCGGAAACTTGTCCCTAATTCCGACAAGGTATGTCTCTAGTTCACAACTTGTTCTTGTTTTATTTGACTTGACTCGTCAAGCAAGATTGAAATGTTTCGGTTTAGTTACGGCTCTACTGACAAGAACTGATAGTAGATAAGGTCTCAAACTAGCAGTAAAACTGAAACCGGCTTGTTTCGGTTCAAGAATGTTTTATCTGAGTGAACCGGTTTTGAACCTGACTTGGTTTACACATGTGTTGTTaaatcaatgtttttaaaccagACTAATCATATTATAGTTAGACCATGTTCTACAGTGAACCGGTTATGTAGTTAGATTGGATTTTAAATATTGAAtcagataaaaaattattaaaattatcaaaaattcgTGAACAGGAAAAATTAGTTAATATTTCCAGTGTTTTATAGTTGTATTCATTCATATTCTAGTCATGAATCGTATatactataattattttaaaatttatatattcgaAGTTAATATATCTATAAAATTGTGAATTCTAGTTGAACCATCCGGTTTAGTTGTGTGTTATATAGACAAGAGTCACAACTCACAAGACAACTCCTCATTAAAGTTTAGATCAAAAGAGTCTTCATTTCATTGCTATCTCAACACTTCGGTTCAGTAATGAAATCTAATTTGAGTAAACCGGTTTTTTGACATTGATTCTATACAGTTAGACAAAGCAGCTCTATTAGCGACAGTGATAGAACAAGTGAAAGAACTCAAACAAACAGCAACACAATCTCCAACCTTCCAAGAACTTCCGACAGAAGCAAATGAAGTAACTGTTCAGCCTGAAACCATCTCCAATGACTTTGAACCAGACACCATCATCTTCAAAGCTTCTTTTTGCTGCGAAGATCAACCAGAGGCAATCTCGGAGATCATTAGGGTCCTCACAAAGTTTCAGCTCGAAACATTACAAGCTGAGATCATCTGCGTTGGAGGAAGATTGAGAATCAACTTCATTTTAAAAGACAGCAACTGCAAGGACACAACAACAAACAGTGTTTCATCCACAAAAGCTTTGAAGCAATCACTATGCGCTGCGTTAAACAGAATCGCATCTTCGTCTTCCTCGTCTACTTCTTCGGTTTCTAGGATTAGAAGTAAAAGACAGAGATGGTTCCTCTCTTCTCATTACTCACAATGACATTTTTCGTAATACCATCTTACTACTATACACAGATCGCATTATTTGTTCACAAGCGTTACGTGTAGGTTACGTTTTCTTCCTAAACAAAACAATGTTTGTATATTCTAAATTAAGTAACCTAAATCCGAGATATTCCATAAGATCTAAACGAAGATTAGCATTTGCGAGAAGTTAAACACTATTGGTGTTACGTTTTCTAAGTGTATATAACCTAACAAAGTGTTACGTGTAGGTTACGTTTTCTTCCTAACCAAAACAAGGCTTGTATATTCTAAGCGTATATAATCTAAATCTGAGGGATTCAATAAAGATCTACACGATAATTAGCATTTGCAAGATGATAAACattattttaatgaaaacatGATTAGAAAGATAAAGATTTAACGTTAATTGAGGATCCATACAATCCGACAAAAACGAAGACAAGAACActtaaaactgaaacaaaatcaaaacaaaagtaCTTAGCGAAATGAAATAACTGGAAAGCGAAGTCTTCAAGAGAGGAGTCACTCTCTGTCTACTTAGATCGCTGTCTCATCTTTCGTCTCTTCCTCTTCAACCTCCTCATACGCTTCTTCTTCCACTGtaaaacaagaacaaaaaaGAACTTAGCCAAATGATACAAAAGAGAGGTAACAGATTACTAGCAAGATTTGAATGATGAGTATACCTTGGCTCTCATTGCGGAGGAACTCTTTTTCTCAAAACCTTACTCGGCTATATTCCCCGGTGACGGTAGCAAGAAGAGAGAAGGAAGCGTAACTCGGAATATATACCCCTGAAAACCCTAGGGTTGAGGCAGACCTGGGCATTTATGTTAAGCCCATGTAATGTTTCTTATTGGGTTTCTCTTGTTATGTTTTTTATACTATAGTTTGGGCCTTTGCACTAACATTTTGCCAGCTCTAAAGAAATTAGCAAGAAAAGGATACCGAAGTTTTTgacattaatttattattctatTATGAAcagtataaattaatatctaaaTAGTTCTACTAATTCTATAAAGGATCactctatttttatattaataattagttGTATTAAGATAACATGCATCCAGTTATCACATCATATGAAACCTATAAAAACCGACGTAAGAGATTACAAAATATCAATATGCATATAGATtggataatatatattatttctagAGAAATTGCATCCTAtagcataaaaaaaaattataattcattatGTAACCAATTAACCTAGTTTACAtagatatattatgtattttatataataatacacTACTACCCTTGTAAGTCACCGATGAAACCTGCTaccaaactaattttaaaataaataatacgtGAATGTAAAAGGTAATATGTGGCTCTCTATTATTCACACACTATTCTAAAgctatttttatttgataatttttggGAAAGTGAATATGTTTCATCTCAGATTTGCAAGATCCCTCAACGCAACCGTCTACATACCCGGTGA
This window encodes:
- the LOC103865775 gene encoding transcription factor bHLH51 codes for the protein MENSYESAAKWSDSNSPYNMLSCSLLQSDSDLSRFNLGFSSSSSSGNFPSDEFVGGIEKGELLSRSHRLAEKRRRDRINSHLSALRKLVPNSDKLDKAALLATVIEQVKELKQTATQSPTFQELPTEANEVTVQPETISNDFEPDTIIFKASFCCEDQPEAISEIIRVLTKFQLETLQAEIICVGGRLRINFILKDSNCKDTTTNSVSSTKALKQSLCAALNRIASSSSSSTSSVSRIRSKRQRWFLSSHYSQ